From uncultured Pseudodesulfovibrio sp.:
GATTGAACGCTGGCGGCGTGCTTAACACATGCAAGTCGAGCGAGAAAGCTCTCTTCGGAGAGTGAGTAGAGCGGCGCACGGGTGAGTAACGCGTGGATGATCTACCCTGAAGATCGGGATAACAGTTGGAAACGACTGCTAATACCGTATAATCTACATATTTAACTTTATGTGGGAAAGGTGGCCTCTATTTATAAGCTACCACTTTTGGATGAGTCCGCGTCTCATTAGCTTGTTGGTGGGGTAATGGCCTACCAAGGCAACGATGAGTAGCTGGTCTGAGAGGATGATCAGCCACACTGGGACTGAAACACGGCCCAGACTCCTACGGGAGGCAGCAGTGGGGAATATTGCGCAATGGGGGAAACCCTGACGCAGCGACGCCGCGTGTAGGAAGAAGGCCTTCGGGTCGTAAACTACTGTCAAGAGGGAAGAAACTGTTTGGTCATAATACGTCCATTCACTGACGGTACCTCTAGAGGAAGCACCGGCTAACTCCGTGCCAGCAGCCGCGGTAATACGGAGGGTGCGAGCGTTAATCGGAATCACTGGGCGTAAAGCGTGCGTAGGCGGCGCTTCAAGTCAGACGTGAAAGCCCTCGGCTCAACCGAGGAATTGCGTTTGAAACTGGAGTGCTAGAGTCTCGGAGAGGTTGGCGGAATTCCAGGTGTAGGAGTGAAATCCGTAGATATCTGGAGGAACACCGGTGGCGAAGGCGGCCAACTGGACGAGTACTGACGCTGAGGTACGAAAGCGTGGGGAGCAAACAGGATTAGATACCCTGGTAGTCCACGCTGTAAACGATGGATATTAGGTGTCGGGTTTTAAATTCGGTGCCGCAGTTAACGCGTTAAATATCCCGCCTGGGGAGTACGGTCGCAAGGCTGAAACTCAAAGGAATTGACGGGGGCCCGCACAAGCGGTGGAGTATGTGGTTTAATTCGATGCAACGCGAAGAACCTTACCTAGGCTTGACATCCTGAGAATGTCTTCGAAACGAGACAGTGCCCTTCGGGGAATTCAGTGACAGGTGCTGCATGGCTGTCGTCAGCTCGTGCCGTGAGGTGTTGGGTTAAGTCCCGCAACGAGCGCAACCCCTATTGTTAGTTGCCATCACATAATGGTGGGCACTCTAATGAGACTGCCCGGGTCAACCGGGAGGAAGGTGGGGACGACGTCAAGTCATCATGGCCCTTACGCCTAGGGCTACACACGTACTACAATGGTGCATACAAAGGGTAGCGAAACCGCGAGGTCAAGCCAATCCCAAAAAATGCATCCCAGTCCGGATCGGAGTCTGCAACTCGACTCCGTGAAGTTGGAATCGCTAGTAATCCCGGATCAGCATGCCGGGGTGAATACGTTCCCGGGCCTTGTACACACCGCCCGTCACACCACGAAAGCTGGTTCTACCCGACAACGACGGACTAACCCTTCGGGAGGTAGTCGTCTACGGTAGGGCTGGTGATTGGGGTGAAGTCGTAACAAGGTAGCCGTAGGGGAACCTGCGGCTGGATCACCTCCTTTATAGAGTAAGCTCAACTCGCTATTTAATTGCAAGGACACATTTATAGTCTTTGTGTCGCGGCCGAATGGGCCTATAGCTCAGTTGGTTAGAGCGCACGCCTGATAAGCGTGAGGTCGATAGTTCAAATCTATCTAGGCCCACCATGTTTATCCGGGGGTGTAGCTCAGCTGGGAGAGCATCGGCTTTGCAAGCCGAGGGTCGTGGGTTCGAGCCCCTCCACCTCCACCATTTTGATGGACATGGATGGGATAGACCAAGTGCCGCGCATTAGATCTTTGACAGTTAAATAGGGTAAGAAGAGAGAATTCCTAAGTTAAATAAGTTACTAAGGGCACAAGGTGGATGCCTTGGCACTAGGAGGCGATGAAAGACGTGATAGGCTGCGATATGCCTCGGGGAGGAGCCAAATATCCTTTGATCCGGGGATTTCTGAATGGGGAAACCCACATGGAGTCATATCCATGTATCTCTAGACTGAATACATAGGTCTAGAGAGGCGAACGCGGTGAAGTGAAACATCTCAGTAACCGCAGGAGAATAAATCAATAGAGATTCCGGTAGTAGCGGCGAGCGAACCTGGAATAGGCCAAACCACGAAGTTTCGACTTTGTGGGGTTGTAGGGCTGACATAATCGATCCATGATTAGATAAGGGAACAGGTTGGGAAACCTGGCCGTAGAGAGTGAAAGTCTCGTACCTTAAATTGAAAGTGGCGTAGTCAGTACCTGAGTACCGCGGGACACGAGAAACCCCGTGGGAATCTGGGAGGACCATCTTCCAAGCCTAAATACTCCCTAGTGACCGATAGCGAACCAGTACCGTGAGGGAAAGGTGAAAAGAACCCCTGTTAGGGGAGTGAAATAGAACCTGAAACCTTGTGCCTACAAGCTGTGGGAGCGGACTTGTTCCGTGACCGCGTGCTTTTTGCATAACGGGCCAGCGAGTTAATCTGTAGTGCGAGGTTAAGCCATTAAGGTGTAGCCGTAGCGAAAGCGAGTCTGAATAGGGCGTCAAGTAGTGCGGATTAGACCCGAAGCCGGGTGATCTATCCATGAGCAGGCTGAAGCTTGAGTAAAATCAAGTGGAGGGCCGAACCAGTATCGGTTGAAAACGATTTGGATGACTTGTGGATAGGGGTGAAAGGCCAATCAAACCCGGTGATAGCTGGTTCTCTCCGAAATATATTGAGGTATAGCGTCACATTAGTTTGCCGGAGGTAGAGCACTGACAGGGCTAGGGGCCTCACCAGGTTACCAACCCCTATCAAACTCCGAATGCCGGTAAATGATGTGTGGCAGTCAGGCTATGGTTGCGAAGGACCATGGCCGAAAGGGAAACAGCCCAGACCAACAGCTAAGGTCTCGAAATCAATGCTAAGTGGGAAAGGTGGTGGAGTTGCTGATACATCCAGGAGGTTGGCTTAGAAGCAGCCATCCTTTAAAGAAAGCGTAATAGCTCACTGGCCTAGCGATTCTGCGCCGAAAATGTAACGGGGCTAAGCATTGTACCGAAGCTTTGGGTTCATACTATGTATGAGCGGTAGGAGAGCGTTCTCAGATGGGATGAAGGTGAACCGTGAGGTTTGCTGGACTAATGAGAAGTGATCATGCTGGCATGAGTAACGATAAAATAAGTGAGAAACTTATTCGCCGTAAACCTAAGGTTTCCTGGGTAAAGCTAATCTTCCCAGGGTAAGTCGGCCCCTAAGGCGAGGCAGAAATGCGTAGTCGATGGGAAACAGGTTAATATTCCTGTACATGTATATGTGTGCGATGGAGGGACGCAGAAGGATAGATGGTCCGGGTGTTGGATATCCCGGTGCAAGCGTGTAGGGTTGAACTGTAGGCAAATCCGCAGTTCTTTATGCCTGAGACGTTATGCCGAGTCTTTAATCGACGGAAGCCATTAATTCCATACTGCCAAGAAAAGCTTCTAAGTTTAGCATATGCATACCGTACCGCAAACCAACACAGGTAGGTGGGTCGAGCAGACCAAGGCGCTTGAGAGAACTCTGGTTAAGGAACTCGGCAAAATGACCCCGTAAGTTCGCAAGAAGGGGTGCTTGAAATTGTGATCATTTAACTATGTGAGCAACTTTAAGACGCAGTGAATCGGGGGGGGCGACTGTTTACTAAAAACATAGGTCTCTGCTAAGTCGTAAGACGATGTATAGGGACTGACGCCTGCCCGGTGCTGGAAGGTTAAGAGGTGGGGTTAGACTTCGGTCGAAGCTCTGAATCGAAGCCCCAGTAAACGGCGGCCGTAACTATAACGGTCCTAAGGTAGCGAAATTCCTTGTCGGGTAAGTTCCGACCTGCACGAATGGCGTAACGATCCCCCCACTGTCTCAACCAGAGACTCAGTGAAATTGAATTCCCAGTGAAAATGCTGGGTACCCGCGGAAGGACGGAAAGACCCTGTGCACCTTTACTGCAGCTTGACATTGGTATTTGATTAATAATGTGTAGGATAGCTGGGAGACTTTGAAGCATGTTCGCTAGAGTGTGTGGAGTCAACCTTGAAATACCAGCCTTTATTACTTAGGTATCTAATCCATAGCCGTTATCCGGCATGGAAACAGTGTCTGGTGGGTAGTTTGACTGGGGCGGTCGCCTCCTAAATAGTAACGGAGGCTTGCAAAGGTTCCCTCAGGCTGATTGGAAACCAGCCGTTGAGTGCAAAGGCATAAGGGAGCTTGACTGTGAGAGAGACATCTCGAGCAGGAACGAAAGTTGGTCTTAGTGATCCGGTGGTTCCGCATGGAAGGGCCATCGCTCATAGGATAAAAGGTACGCCGGGGATAACAGGCTGATCGCGTCCAAGAGTTCACATCGACGACGCGGTTTGGCACCTCGATGTCGGCTCATCACATCCTGGGGCTGAAGCAGGTCCCAAGGGTACGGCTGTTCGCCGTTTAAAGTGGTACGCGAGCTGGGTTTAAAACGTCGTGAGACAGTTTGGTCCCTATCCTCCGTGGGCGTAGGAGAATTGAAGAGGGTCTGCCCCTAGTACGAGAGGACCGGGGTGGACGAACCTATGGTGTTTCTGTTGTCACGCCAGTGGCATTGCAGAGTAGCTAAGTTCGGAAAGGATAACCGCTGAAAGCATCTAAGCGGGAAGCCCGCCTCAAGATTAGTTCTCCCTGGACATTTATGTCCCTAAAGATCCCTTGAAGACTACAAGGTTGATAGGCTGGGTGTGTAAGCAACGTGAGTTGTTCAGCTAACCAGTACTAATAGATCGTGCGGCTTATTTAACAACTTAATGGAATTCTCTCTTCCCCTGTTTACTTATATATTCGAGTAGACATTACTCAACTCTTTTTCTTGGTGCCCAAGGAGGAGGGGGTACACCCGGTCCCATTCCGAACCCGGTAGTTAAGCCCTCCATCGCCGATGATACTGCATGGTAGCGTGTGGGAAAGTAGGTCGGTGCCAAGGATCTTTTAAGAAAAGCCCTGATTCATATGAATCAGGGCTTTTCTGCGTTCTACAAATGGACGCTGCACTACGAATTTCCAGCTTAATTAAGCATTGGGTAAGATGATTATTAAATTGAAGAATGCCGTGAAAAAGATTTATTGCTTTCATTTTCAATGGATGGGATTTTGGAAAAAACAATCATTGCCACTGACGGTTTTGTTTGGGATGTTCTGTAGAGATTAAATGTCGTTACATGGGAGTTGCTTGTGGCTGATATTAAGGCTGTCTCCAAGATTATACCTATTCGTAATAAAGAGCTTACAAAGAAGCGTCTTATCAAGGCAGTGGGTAAAGTCGTTTCTGAAGTCGGATTTCAGCAACTAGGTGTAAATCTCGTAGCTCGTGAAGCTGGTGTTGATAAGAAGTTAATTTATAGATATTTTTACGGTTTACGTGGTTTGATGGCCGCATACAGTGAAACTGTTGATTTTTGGCCTACAGCAGAAGAGTTGCTGGGTGATGACAAGCATCGACTGAAAAATATGTCGTCACATGAATTGATGTCGTTATTTTTTAAGCGATATTTGAAGGCTATTTTGCGACGCCCACACACTCTTGAAATCTTAGCATGGGAAGCTCTTGAGAGAAATGAGTTGACTAAAGTTTTGGAAGAGGTACGCGTTAAAACAGCTCTTGAGTTTTTTGAAATAATGGAGCAGGAACCTCCTCAGGATGTTGATTTGACTGCATTGGTGCTCGTCATGGCCGGTGCTGTTAACTTTCTTGCTGTTCGTTCTCGAATTCACCAAAGTCTTGGTGGTGTGGATTTGCAATCTGAGGCAGGATGGAAGCGTAT
This genomic window contains:
- a CDS encoding TetR/AcrR family transcriptional regulator produces the protein MADIKAVSKIIPIRNKELTKKRLIKAVGKVVSEVGFQQLGVNLVAREAGVDKKLIYRYFYGLRGLMAAYSETVDFWPTAEELLGDDKHRLKNMSSHELMSLFFKRYLKAILRRPHTLEILAWEALERNELTKVLEEVRVKTALEFFEIMEQEPPQDVDLTALVLVMAGAVNFLAVRSRIHQSLGGVDLQSEAGWKRIEDTLDLIFMRTLGI